The following are encoded together in the Oreochromis niloticus isolate F11D_XX linkage group LG12, O_niloticus_UMD_NMBU, whole genome shotgun sequence genome:
- the LOC100694634 gene encoding ectonucleoside triphosphate diphosphohydrolase 2 isoform X2, whose product MGLRCSQTVPAVVLIVVAVVGILLLVLPAKEMALPPDNMYGIVLDAGSSHTSMYIYKWPADKQNNTGIVTQHNECHVEGGGISSYADNPSGAAKSLEKCLEQALTYIPKFRHHQTPLCLGATAGMRLLSITNATKSQRVMKEVENKLQSYPFKFKESIILSGQAEGVFGWVTVNYLLENFVKYGFVGHWMNPGRETIGALDLGGASTQITFETSEKVENKSNTMELKLFGKTYRLYTQSFLCYGQDQYLRKLLAHLIKDNYQNSTVFHPCYPKQFTESVILGKDVFDSPCTVDSKPDKIDLKLNVKVVGTGDYQNCLENVKKMFSFENCKYSKCSFNGVFQPSLRGRFMAFSAFYFTHKYISTLTNMDMTSPNQTAEAVQRVCSMSISEVLLTQGYHFDEVFLPSISFEKKAGGASVGWALGYMLNLTNLVPAENPVVMKALPIGPWKGILFFSIILIFFALGYLLFVYRKTKANEGMV is encoded by the exons tatggaattGTTCTGGATGCAGGCTCATCCCACACCTCCATGTATATCTACAAATGGCCGGCTGACAAGCAAAACAATACCGGCATCGTTACCCAGCACAATGAGTGTCATGTAGAAG GTGGTGGGATATCCAGCTATGCAGACAACCCTAGTGGTGCAGCAAAGAGTCTCGAGAAGTGCTTGGAACAAGCTTTGACATATATCCCCAAATTCAGACACCATCAAACTCCACTCTGTTTGGGAGCGACTGCAGGCATGAGGCTCCTGAG CATCACCAATGCCACAAAGTCCCAGCGTGTAATGAAGGAAGTGGAAAACAAACTGCAGTCCTACCCTTTCAAATTCAAAGAGTCAATCATTCTGAGCGGGCAGGCAGAGGGGGTATTTGGCTGGGTCACTGTTAACTACTTACTGGAAAACTTTGTCAAG TATGGTTTTGTAGGTCACTGGATGAATCCAGGCAGAGAGACAATTGGAGCTTTGGATTTAGGAGGAGCATCTACCCAGATTACTTTTGAGACCTCTGAAAAGGTGGAGAATAAAAGTAACACAATGGAGTTGAAGCTTTTTGGAAAAACCTACAGACTATACACCCAGAGCTTCCTGTGTTACGGCCAAGACCAGTATTTAAGGAAACTGCTGGCTCATCTCATTAAG GATAACTATCAAAACAGCACAGTGTTCCACCCCTGCTATCCAAAGCAGTTCACCGAAAGTGTCATCCTGGGGAAGGACGTCTTTGATTCTCCGTGTACTGTGGACTCCAAACCAGACAAGATTGACCTGAAACTGAATGTAAAAGTTGTGGGCACAGGAGACTACCAAAACTGCTTAGAGAATGTAAAGAAGATGTTCTCCTTTGAGAATTGCAAATACTCCAAGTGCTCCTTTAATGGAGTCTTTCAGCCCAGCTTGAGAGGAAGATTCATG GCATTCTCTGCTTTCTACTTCACTCACAAATACATCTCTACCCTCACCAACATGGATATGACGTCTCCTAATCAAACTGCAGAGGCTGTCCAGCGCGTCTGCAGCATGAGCATCTCTGAG GTGCTCTTAACACAGGGCTACCATTTTGATGAGGTTTTCCTTCCTTCtatttcttttgaaaaaaag GCCGGAGGAGCATCTGTAGGCTGGGCTTTGGGTTACATGCTAAACCTCACCAATCTAGTTCCAGCCGAAAATCCTGTAGTGATGAAGGCCCTGCCCATAGGGCCCTGGAAAGGCATCCTCTTCTTCTCCATCATCCTTATCTTCTTTGCACTGGGATACCTTCTCTTTGtctacagaaaaacaaaggcTAATGAAGGAATGGTTTGA
- the LOC100694634 gene encoding ectonucleoside triphosphate diphosphohydrolase 2 isoform X3, whose translation MYIYKWPADKQNNTGIVTQHNECHVEGGGISSYADNPSGAAKSLEKCLEQALTYIPKFRHHQTPLCLGATAGMRLLSITNATKSQRVMKEVENKLQSYPFKFKESIILSGQAEGVFGWVTVNYLLENFVKYGFVGHWMNPGRETIGALDLGGASTQITFETSEKVENKSNTMELKLFGKTYRLYTQSFLCYGQDQYLRKLLAHLIKDNYQNSTVFHPCYPKQFTESVILGKDVFDSPCTVDSKPDKIDLKLNVKVVGTGDYQNCLENVKKMFSFENCKYSKCSFNGVFQPSLRGRFMAFSAFYFTHKYISTLTNMDMTSPNQTAEAVQRVCSMSISEMTNRTKQDKKYMKNVCAVSNFVQVLLTQGYHFDEVFLPSISFEKKAGGASVGWALGYMLNLTNLVPAENPVVMKALPIGPWKGILFFSIILIFFALGYLLFVYRKTKANEGMV comes from the exons ATGTATATCTACAAATGGCCGGCTGACAAGCAAAACAATACCGGCATCGTTACCCAGCACAATGAGTGTCATGTAGAAG GTGGTGGGATATCCAGCTATGCAGACAACCCTAGTGGTGCAGCAAAGAGTCTCGAGAAGTGCTTGGAACAAGCTTTGACATATATCCCCAAATTCAGACACCATCAAACTCCACTCTGTTTGGGAGCGACTGCAGGCATGAGGCTCCTGAG CATCACCAATGCCACAAAGTCCCAGCGTGTAATGAAGGAAGTGGAAAACAAACTGCAGTCCTACCCTTTCAAATTCAAAGAGTCAATCATTCTGAGCGGGCAGGCAGAGGGGGTATTTGGCTGGGTCACTGTTAACTACTTACTGGAAAACTTTGTCAAG TATGGTTTTGTAGGTCACTGGATGAATCCAGGCAGAGAGACAATTGGAGCTTTGGATTTAGGAGGAGCATCTACCCAGATTACTTTTGAGACCTCTGAAAAGGTGGAGAATAAAAGTAACACAATGGAGTTGAAGCTTTTTGGAAAAACCTACAGACTATACACCCAGAGCTTCCTGTGTTACGGCCAAGACCAGTATTTAAGGAAACTGCTGGCTCATCTCATTAAG GATAACTATCAAAACAGCACAGTGTTCCACCCCTGCTATCCAAAGCAGTTCACCGAAAGTGTCATCCTGGGGAAGGACGTCTTTGATTCTCCGTGTACTGTGGACTCCAAACCAGACAAGATTGACCTGAAACTGAATGTAAAAGTTGTGGGCACAGGAGACTACCAAAACTGCTTAGAGAATGTAAAGAAGATGTTCTCCTTTGAGAATTGCAAATACTCCAAGTGCTCCTTTAATGGAGTCTTTCAGCCCAGCTTGAGAGGAAGATTCATG GCATTCTCTGCTTTCTACTTCACTCACAAATACATCTCTACCCTCACCAACATGGATATGACGTCTCCTAATCAAACTGCAGAGGCTGTCCAGCGCGTCTGCAGCATGAGCATCTCTGAG ATGACGAATAGGACAAAGCAGGATAAGAAATACATGAAGAATGTCTGTGCTGTCTCCAATTTCGTCCAGGTGCTCTTAACACAGGGCTACCATTTTGATGAGGTTTTCCTTCCTTCtatttcttttgaaaaaaag GCCGGAGGAGCATCTGTAGGCTGGGCTTTGGGTTACATGCTAAACCTCACCAATCTAGTTCCAGCCGAAAATCCTGTAGTGATGAAGGCCCTGCCCATAGGGCCCTGGAAAGGCATCCTCTTCTTCTCCATCATCCTTATCTTCTTTGCACTGGGATACCTTCTCTTTGtctacagaaaaacaaaggcTAATGAAGGAATGGTTTGA
- the LOC100694634 gene encoding ectonucleoside triphosphate diphosphohydrolase 2 isoform X1: MGLRCSQTVPAVVLIVVAVVGILLLVLPAKEMALPPDNMYGIVLDAGSSHTSMYIYKWPADKQNNTGIVTQHNECHVEGGGISSYADNPSGAAKSLEKCLEQALTYIPKFRHHQTPLCLGATAGMRLLSITNATKSQRVMKEVENKLQSYPFKFKESIILSGQAEGVFGWVTVNYLLENFVKYGFVGHWMNPGRETIGALDLGGASTQITFETSEKVENKSNTMELKLFGKTYRLYTQSFLCYGQDQYLRKLLAHLIKDNYQNSTVFHPCYPKQFTESVILGKDVFDSPCTVDSKPDKIDLKLNVKVVGTGDYQNCLENVKKMFSFENCKYSKCSFNGVFQPSLRGRFMAFSAFYFTHKYISTLTNMDMTSPNQTAEAVQRVCSMSISEMTNRTKQDKKYMKNVCAVSNFVQVLLTQGYHFDEVFLPSISFEKKAGGASVGWALGYMLNLTNLVPAENPVVMKALPIGPWKGILFFSIILIFFALGYLLFVYRKTKANEGMV; encoded by the exons tatggaattGTTCTGGATGCAGGCTCATCCCACACCTCCATGTATATCTACAAATGGCCGGCTGACAAGCAAAACAATACCGGCATCGTTACCCAGCACAATGAGTGTCATGTAGAAG GTGGTGGGATATCCAGCTATGCAGACAACCCTAGTGGTGCAGCAAAGAGTCTCGAGAAGTGCTTGGAACAAGCTTTGACATATATCCCCAAATTCAGACACCATCAAACTCCACTCTGTTTGGGAGCGACTGCAGGCATGAGGCTCCTGAG CATCACCAATGCCACAAAGTCCCAGCGTGTAATGAAGGAAGTGGAAAACAAACTGCAGTCCTACCCTTTCAAATTCAAAGAGTCAATCATTCTGAGCGGGCAGGCAGAGGGGGTATTTGGCTGGGTCACTGTTAACTACTTACTGGAAAACTTTGTCAAG TATGGTTTTGTAGGTCACTGGATGAATCCAGGCAGAGAGACAATTGGAGCTTTGGATTTAGGAGGAGCATCTACCCAGATTACTTTTGAGACCTCTGAAAAGGTGGAGAATAAAAGTAACACAATGGAGTTGAAGCTTTTTGGAAAAACCTACAGACTATACACCCAGAGCTTCCTGTGTTACGGCCAAGACCAGTATTTAAGGAAACTGCTGGCTCATCTCATTAAG GATAACTATCAAAACAGCACAGTGTTCCACCCCTGCTATCCAAAGCAGTTCACCGAAAGTGTCATCCTGGGGAAGGACGTCTTTGATTCTCCGTGTACTGTGGACTCCAAACCAGACAAGATTGACCTGAAACTGAATGTAAAAGTTGTGGGCACAGGAGACTACCAAAACTGCTTAGAGAATGTAAAGAAGATGTTCTCCTTTGAGAATTGCAAATACTCCAAGTGCTCCTTTAATGGAGTCTTTCAGCCCAGCTTGAGAGGAAGATTCATG GCATTCTCTGCTTTCTACTTCACTCACAAATACATCTCTACCCTCACCAACATGGATATGACGTCTCCTAATCAAACTGCAGAGGCTGTCCAGCGCGTCTGCAGCATGAGCATCTCTGAG ATGACGAATAGGACAAAGCAGGATAAGAAATACATGAAGAATGTCTGTGCTGTCTCCAATTTCGTCCAGGTGCTCTTAACACAGGGCTACCATTTTGATGAGGTTTTCCTTCCTTCtatttcttttgaaaaaaag GCCGGAGGAGCATCTGTAGGCTGGGCTTTGGGTTACATGCTAAACCTCACCAATCTAGTTCCAGCCGAAAATCCTGTAGTGATGAAGGCCCTGCCCATAGGGCCCTGGAAAGGCATCCTCTTCTTCTCCATCATCCTTATCTTCTTTGCACTGGGATACCTTCTCTTTGtctacagaaaaacaaaggcTAATGAAGGAATGGTTTGA